The DNA sequence CTGGGACCGATCAGGGCCACCCGTTCGCCCCGGGTGACCCGGAAGTCCAGATGGTCGAGCACCACATGGTCGCCGTATTTCTTGACGACCTTGTCGAACAGGATCATCGGTGTGTTGTTGTCGCGCGCCGAGCCCGACGTGCCCTCAGTAGGCAAGGTGCTTCTCCAGTCTTCTGATCAGGACGGATGTGGGGTAACTGGCGATGAGGAAGATGACCCCGGCCATGGTGATCGGTTCGAGGTACTGAAAGGTCTTGGCGCCGTACTGCTGCGCTGCGGTGACCATTTCGACCACGGTGATGGCGAAGAGGAACGGGGTGTCCTTGAACATCGAGATCGCGTAGTTCCCCAGCGCGGGTGTGGTCTTGCGGATTGCCTGTGGCAACACCACAGCCCGCCACTTGCGCACCGTCGGGAGCGACAGTGCGTGCGCTGCCTCCCACTGGCCCGGTGGTACCGCGTCGATGCCGGCGCGATAGACCTCGGCCATGTAGGTGGAGTAGTGGATACCGAGTACAGCGATGCCGATCTGCAACGCGGAGAACTGCGGCAGCAGGTAGTACGCGAACAGCAGTTGCACCACGAGTGGGGTGAGCCGGATGAACTCGGTGACCATGCGCAACGGAACCGTCACCGCTTTGGGAGCACTGTGCCGCACCACCGCAATGGCCAATCCCAGCACCGCCGCGATCAGGAAGCCCAGCACGGTGGCCAGCAACGTGATCCGGAACCCTTCGAGCAGCACCGGCAGCGAATCGAACGCCCGATCCCAGCTCCACTGCGCATTCATCGGCCCACCCCGATGCTCTCGCCGGGCCGCTC is a window from the Williamsia sp. DF01-3 genome containing:
- the ehuD gene encoding ectoine/hydroxyectoine ABC transporter permease subunit EhuD — translated: MNAQWSWDRAFDSLPVLLEGFRITLLATVLGFLIAAVLGLAIAVVRHSAPKAVTVPLRMVTEFIRLTPLVVQLLFAYYLLPQFSALQIGIAVLGIHYSTYMAEVYRAGIDAVPPGQWEAAHALSLPTVRKWRAVVLPQAIRKTTPALGNYAISMFKDTPFLFAITVVEMVTAAQQYGAKTFQYLEPITMAGVIFLIASYPTSVLIRRLEKHLAY